From Candidatus Omnitrophota bacterium, the proteins below share one genomic window:
- a CDS encoding polysaccharide biosynthesis/export family protein yields MKALFKTYIVLSLLTALFSSQIFAQGFRDRGTRVMGWQFPIVGDSAQVQEYYLCIGDVLEISIWNHPNLTRKVRINPDGYLYYPLAGKIKAIGLTVDQLQASLKEKLSLYIRVPDVTVLISEISGNKIIILGEVQYPGVYTYEGVITIVDAIALAGDITRDAKMESLIVVSDNLTDHPKVKRVDLFKALRKGSVDRALLLTNGDIVYVPRHFIADFTQFMRNVNVWAQAAYYSSNGAFYYRTLTKPLDKQ; encoded by the coding sequence ATGAAAGCTCTATTTAAGACCTACATAGTCCTGTCATTATTAACCGCTTTATTTTCTTCGCAGATATTCGCTCAAGGATTCAGGGATAGGGGCACGCGCGTTATGGGATGGCAGTTTCCCATAGTAGGCGACAGCGCCCAGGTGCAGGAGTATTATCTGTGCATAGGTGATGTGCTGGAGATCAGCATATGGAACCATCCCAATCTTACGCGGAAGGTCAGGATAAATCCCGACGGTTATCTGTATTATCCTCTGGCGGGAAAAATAAAGGCGATCGGGCTTACGGTCGACCAGCTTCAAGCAAGCCTTAAGGAAAAACTATCGTTGTATATCAGGGTCCCGGATGTCACAGTGCTGATATCGGAGATATCGGGAAATAAGATCATCATCCTCGGCGAGGTCCAGTATCCGGGCGTCTATACGTATGAAGGAGTGATAACGATAGTTGACGCCATAGCGTTGGCCGGCGATATCACGCGTGATGCAAAGATGGAAAGCCTCATAGTAGTAAGCGATAACCTGACCGATCACCCGAAGGTAAAGAGGGTTGATTTATTTAAGGCTCTGCGCAAGGGAAGCGTCGATAGGGCCCTTTTACTGACTAACGGCGATATAGTCTATGTGCCCAGGCATTTTATCGCGGACTTCACGCAGTTTATGAGAAATGTCAATGTTTGGGCGCAGGCCGCGTATTATTCTTCTAACGGGGCTTTTTATTACCGTACACTTACAAAGCCACTGGACAAACAATAA
- a CDS encoding methyltransferase domain-containing protein gives MISTRKLLPVKMLISFVKKAGSDVEAAFLSYPKKIQCNICGWSGRRFLSDPWHKYVNCPVCHTSVRQRLFIAAIQNTGNIPFENTVRDKRILHFAPEDAISGILKSISSRYSTADLLRDDCDYKIDISNMPEIKEGAFDSVIAFDVLEHVADYKKAIEEVHRILSPNGNAIFTVPQKDNLELTFEDPAIVTPKDRIKYFGQWDHLRIFGSDFSKTVESRGFSVIAVNEAMFSETVGRKHVLFPPVLSPHPLATNYRNVFFCKKT, from the coding sequence GTGATAAGTACTCGTAAGCTTTTGCCGGTGAAGATGTTGATATCCTTTGTAAAAAAAGCGGGGTCCGATGTTGAGGCCGCTTTTCTATCCTATCCTAAAAAAATACAATGCAATATTTGTGGTTGGAGCGGCCGTCGTTTTCTAAGCGATCCGTGGCATAAATATGTCAATTGTCCGGTATGTCATACCAGTGTCAGACAAAGGCTGTTCATTGCCGCTATTCAAAATACCGGTAATATACCGTTTGAAAATACAGTGCGGGATAAAAGGATACTGCATTTTGCCCCCGAGGACGCAATAAGCGGGATATTGAAGAGTATATCGTCCCGCTATTCTACGGCTGATCTTTTGCGGGATGATTGCGACTATAAAATTGATATTTCCAATATGCCGGAAATTAAAGAAGGAGCATTCGATTCTGTAATTGCATTCGATGTCCTGGAACATGTGGCCGATTACAAAAAAGCCATCGAAGAAGTGCACAGGATATTATCCCCGAACGGCAACGCTATTTTCACTGTGCCGCAGAAAGATAATCTGGAGTTGACTTTTGAAGACCCGGCTATCGTTACGCCGAAAGACAGGATAAAGTATTTTGGCCAATGGGACCATCTTAGGATCTTTGGGAGTGATTTTTCTAAAACCGTTGAAAGCAGAGGCTTTTCCGTAATTGCCGTCAACGAAGCAATGTTCTCTGAAACTGTCGGACGTAAACATGTCTTATTCCCTCCGGTATTGTCACCTCATCCCTTAGCTACAAATTACAGAAATGTGTTTTTTTGTAAAAAAACTTAA
- a CDS encoding type II toxin-antitoxin system death-on-curing family toxin: protein MKTVTIKEIEYVAFRLAQEMMSFNEPIPDFSTRFPNILESCFAAPFQTFGGRSPYHDLSSKTAVLFYLMVKNHPFQNGNKRIAMTTLFVVLHKNRKWLSVDTQELYNFTMWIAQSPAKAKEETIKATEKFLRSHLTIA, encoded by the coding sequence ATGAAGACCGTAACGATAAAAGAGATAGAATATGTGGCGTTCCGTCTTGCGCAGGAGATGATGTCTTTCAATGAGCCTATACCGGATTTTTCAACGCGTTTTCCCAATATCCTGGAAAGCTGTTTTGCCGCGCCGTTCCAGACGTTTGGCGGAAGATCGCCCTATCATGACCTGTCTTCAAAGACAGCTGTCCTTTTCTATCTCATGGTGAAAAATCATCCGTTCCAAAACGGTAATAAGCGCATAGCTATGACGACATTGTTTGTGGTCCTGCATAAAAACAGGAAATGGCTCTCGGTGGATACACAGGAGCTTTACAACTTCACAATGTGGATAGCCCAAAGTCCGGCTAAAGCAAAAGAGGAAACGATAAAAGCGACAGAAAAGTTTTTGAGATCGCATTTAACCATAGCGTGA
- a CDS encoding helix-turn-helix domain-containing protein has protein sequence MNEVNERRHMAVNGFISIQQLAGILGISRIAVYKKVKKGQIKAIRIGRSFAIPRKYLDSILGRTLKDSQKKEIDAAVRKTVREYGDTLKMLGNM, from the coding sequence ATGAATGAAGTTAACGAAAGGCGCCATATGGCGGTAAATGGGTTCATCAGTATACAACAGCTTGCCGGTATACTTGGTATAAGCAGGATAGCCGTTTATAAAAAGGTCAAGAAGGGCCAGATAAAGGCCATACGTATAGGGCGGAGCTTTGCCATACCCCGCAAGTATTTAGACAGCATATTGGGCAGAACGCTTAAAGATAGCCAGAAAAAAGAGATAGACGCGGCTGTAAGGAAGACCGTGAGGGAATACGGAGATACGCTGAAGATGCTGGGTAATATGTGA
- the tpx gene encoding thiol peroxidase, whose product MERKEVITMKGEGLTLEGPAISPGQKAPAFQALSQDMETKGLSDFSGKIKLIASVPSLDTPVCDTEIKRFNDEAAKVSKDVAIIFISMDLPFAQKRFCQEFDIKKVKTLSDHRDASFGQNYGVLIKELRLLARAIFIIGKDDVVKYAQIVKELSSGPDYDGALGALKKETGAAER is encoded by the coding sequence GTGGAAAGAAAAGAAGTCATTACGATGAAGGGGGAGGGTTTAACGCTTGAGGGCCCGGCGATCAGCCCCGGACAGAAGGCCCCGGCGTTTCAGGCGCTTTCGCAGGATATGGAAACGAAGGGCCTTTCAGATTTTAGCGGAAAGATCAAACTCATAGCCTCCGTCCCGTCGCTCGATACGCCTGTCTGCGATACCGAGATAAAGCGTTTTAACGACGAGGCAGCAAAGGTCTCGAAAGACGTAGCGATCATATTTATCAGCATGGACCTGCCGTTCGCGCAGAAGCGTTTTTGCCAGGAATTCGATATCAAGAAAGTGAAGACATTGTCGGACCACCGGGACGCAAGCTTTGGTCAGAATTACGGGGTGCTTATAAAAGAGTTGAGATTGCTCGCCCGGGCGATATTCATTATAGGGAAAGATGACGTTGTTAAATATGCGCAGATCGTAAAAGAGCTGAGCTCCGGGCCAGATTACGACGGCGCGCTTGGCGCGTTAAAAAAAGAGACCGGAGCGGCAGAGCGATAA
- a CDS encoding Fic family protein, translating into MKYIWERKNWFDFKYDKARLLKPLGELRVLQGKLLGRVVSLGIKLETEAQADILVEETVRTAEIEGQRLDRSAVRSSVAVKLGLPRGVGAHDRNVEGLVDVLLDAVRFHDKLLTLERLNGWHAALFPSGHSGLRKIRVGRLRGGELMQIVSGPIGKEKVHFEALPRQRLDEEMRSFLKWWNSSSDTMDGILRAASAHLRFVTIHPYEDGNGRLARALTDMALAHDEKLKVRFYSVSSEIMKMRNAYYKILEDVQRCRIDVTQWYLWFIKCVTASIEHSQSIIANIFARVDFWNQHAQIGLGERQKKVLNRILEAGPGNFTGGLTTRKYVSIAGVSRATAFREIADMVDKKLLRQLPGKGRSVKYDLVWPKMDS; encoded by the coding sequence ATGAAGTATATATGGGAACGCAAAAACTGGTTCGATTTTAAATATGACAAGGCCCGCCTGCTTAAACCACTGGGAGAATTGAGGGTTTTGCAGGGGAAGCTCTTGGGCCGTGTAGTGTCCCTTGGCATTAAGCTTGAGACCGAAGCCCAAGCCGATATATTGGTAGAAGAGACCGTCCGGACCGCGGAGATCGAAGGGCAGAGGCTTGACCGCAGCGCGGTCCGTTCCTCGGTTGCCGTTAAGCTTGGCCTGCCCAGGGGTGTGGGTGCGCACGACCGCAATGTTGAAGGGCTCGTAGATGTCCTGCTGGATGCCGTGCGCTTTCACGACAAACTTTTGACGTTGGAACGGTTGAACGGCTGGCATGCCGCGCTATTTCCATCCGGGCATTCGGGATTGAGGAAGATCAGGGTGGGAAGACTGAGGGGCGGTGAGCTTATGCAGATAGTATCCGGCCCCATCGGCAAAGAAAAAGTGCATTTTGAAGCCTTGCCAAGGCAGCGGCTCGACGAAGAAATGAGATCATTCCTGAAGTGGTGGAATTCTTCATCCGACACCATGGACGGTATACTGCGCGCGGCAAGCGCGCATCTGCGTTTTGTAACGATACATCCTTACGAAGACGGCAACGGCCGGTTGGCGCGGGCCCTGACCGATATGGCTTTGGCCCATGACGAGAAGTTGAAAGTCAGGTTTTACAGTGTTTCTTCCGAGATCATGAAGATGAGGAATGCATATTATAAGATCCTCGAAGACGTCCAGAGATGCAGGATCGATGTGACGCAGTGGTATCTATGGTTCATTAAATGCGTTACCGCGTCTATCGAGCACTCGCAGAGTATCATCGCCAACATATTCGCGCGGGTCGATTTCTGGAATCAGCATGCCCAAATCGGACTTGGCGAGCGGCAGAAGAAAGTGTTGAACCGGATCCTCGAGGCGGGTCCCGGAAATTTTACCGGAGGCCTGACAACGCGCAAATATGTGAGCATCGCCGGGGTAAGCCGCGCTACGGCGTTTCGTGAAATAGCGGATATGGTCGATAAAAAATTACTGCGTCAGCTGCCCGGCAAGGGCCGGAGCGTTAAGTATGATTTAGTATGGCCGAAGATGGATAGTTGA
- a CDS encoding TspO/MBR family protein: protein MAVKIMICIAACLVGGFISSLSMGDSIGMWYAYLKKPPLNPPSWVFAPVWTVLYTMMGTAAALVWHKGARDKLARTALYVFWAQMLLNFLWSFAFFGMRSPVLGLAVIALLWSAIVLTIALFYRVSKSAAYLLMPYIFWVSFAFYLNAAIMHINR from the coding sequence ATGGCAGTCAAGATCATGATCTGTATCGCCGCCTGCCTTGTCGGCGGGTTTATCAGCTCATTATCAATGGGTGATTCTATCGGCATGTGGTATGCTTACCTGAAGAAACCGCCGCTCAATCCGCCGTCATGGGTATTCGCGCCGGTATGGACCGTGCTTTACACTATGATGGGGACAGCCGCGGCTCTGGTGTGGCACAAGGGCGCGCGCGACAAGCTCGCGAGGACAGCGCTTTATGTTTTTTGGGCGCAGATGCTCTTAAATTTCCTGTGGTCATTCGCGTTCTTCGGAATGAGGTCGCCTGTGTTAGGCCTGGCTGTCATAGCGCTTTTATGGAGCGCGATAGTGCTTACCATAGCGCTTTTTTATCGGGTCTCGAAGTCCGCGGCTTACCTGCTGATGCCGTACATATTTTGGGTGAGCTTCGCATTTTATCTGAACGCCGCTATAATGCATATCAATAGATAA
- a CDS encoding NAD-dependent epimerase/dehydratase family protein has product MKSILITGSAGLVGSESALHFASKGHTIIGIDNDMRAKFFGPDASTRWSLRNLQKELGGRYSHFNVDIRDKKKLGEIFKSRYRNIKAIIHTAAQPSHDWAARDPETDFSVNAVSTLNLLELARRYCPETPFVFMSTNKVYGDLPNRLPLIEKKTRWELARGHKYCDGIDETMSIDQSKHSLFGASKIAADVLVQEYGRYFNMPTVCFRGGCLTGPNHSGTILHGFLSYLMKCAVTEKEYFIFGYKGKQVRDNIHSHDLVRMFDEFIKRPRRAEVYNTGGSRFSNCSMIEAIALCEEIAGNKVKTKYCTKNREGDHIWYISNVNKFKMDYPKWNYEHGIEAILAEIYTKNRDRWIKEKS; this is encoded by the coding sequence ATGAAAAGTATTCTAATAACCGGAAGCGCCGGGCTGGTAGGATCGGAGTCGGCGCTGCATTTCGCAAGTAAAGGACACACGATAATCGGAATAGATAACGATATGCGGGCGAAGTTTTTTGGGCCCGATGCGTCTACCCGCTGGAGTCTTCGTAATTTGCAAAAAGAGCTTGGCGGAAGATACAGCCATTTCAATGTTGACATACGAGATAAGAAAAAGTTGGGAGAGATATTTAAGTCAAGGTACAGGAATATCAAGGCCATAATCCACACGGCGGCGCAACCTTCACACGACTGGGCTGCAAGAGATCCGGAGACGGATTTTTCTGTCAATGCGGTCAGCACGTTAAATCTTCTTGAACTTGCCAGAAGATATTGCCCTGAAACGCCTTTTGTCTTCATGTCAACAAACAAGGTGTATGGAGACCTCCCGAATCGACTTCCGCTCATAGAAAAAAAGACGCGGTGGGAATTGGCTAGAGGGCACAAGTATTGCGATGGCATAGATGAAACGATGAGTATAGATCAATCCAAACATAGCCTGTTTGGCGCATCTAAGATAGCGGCTGACGTCCTTGTGCAGGAATATGGAAGATATTTCAACATGCCCACGGTATGTTTCCGTGGAGGCTGCCTTACAGGGCCAAACCATTCCGGTACGATATTGCATGGATTTTTGTCTTATCTTATGAAGTGCGCTGTAACCGAAAAAGAGTATTTTATATTCGGATACAAAGGTAAGCAGGTGCGTGATAATATACACAGCCATGACCTCGTCAGAATGTTTGATGAGTTCATAAAGAGGCCAAGGCGGGCAGAGGTGTATAATACGGGCGGTTCCAGATTTAGCAATTGTTCTATGATAGAGGCCATAGCTTTATGTGAGGAAATAGCGGGAAATAAGGTCAAGACAAAGTATTGTACAAAAAATAGAGAAGGTGACCATATTTGGTATATTTCAAATGTTAATAAATTTAAGATGGACTATCCTAAATGGAATTACGAGCATGGTATAGAAGCGATTCTTGCGGAGATATATACGAAGAACAGGGATAGATGGATAAAAGAGAAGAGTTAG
- a CDS encoding WecB/TagA/CpsF family glycosyltransferase — MDKREELEFPRRLNVLGANVSRVDYESAVKIIMSAAKKRASIGVTALAVHGVMEGYFNKEFLGQLNSLHMLNPDGQPVRWALNFLGAKELKDRVYGPTLMLKICESAEREKLPIYIYGSREIVLKNLVDNLKAKYPDLIIVGAQADRFRDATTEEDVTDIAAVNNSGARIVFVGRGCPRQEKWIAQHIGTINAVMIGVGAAFDFHAGILKQAPKFMQDHGLEWIYRLLKEPTRLWKRYLILNPLFVILFTAQLIKRKF; from the coding sequence ATGGATAAAAGAGAAGAGTTAGAATTCCCGCGGCGATTGAATGTTCTGGGAGCTAACGTGAGCCGAGTTGACTACGAGAGCGCCGTTAAGATAATCATGTCGGCCGCTAAAAAACGCGCAAGCATCGGTGTAACAGCGCTTGCTGTACATGGAGTAATGGAGGGTTATTTCAACAAAGAGTTTTTAGGTCAGCTAAACAGTCTTCATATGCTCAATCCTGATGGCCAGCCGGTACGATGGGCGTTAAATTTTCTTGGCGCTAAAGAGTTAAAGGACAGGGTATATGGACCGACTTTAATGCTGAAGATATGTGAAAGTGCTGAGCGGGAGAAGCTGCCGATATACATATACGGCAGCAGGGAAATTGTGTTGAAAAATTTGGTAGACAATCTAAAGGCTAAATATCCGGATCTCATAATAGTAGGGGCCCAAGCGGATAGATTTAGAGATGCTACGACAGAGGAAGACGTTACAGACATAGCCGCCGTCAACAATTCTGGCGCTCGTATAGTATTTGTGGGCCGCGGCTGCCCGCGTCAGGAAAAATGGATTGCGCAACATATCGGCACGATAAATGCTGTCATGATCGGCGTTGGTGCCGCGTTCGATTTTCATGCCGGGATATTAAAGCAGGCTCCGAAATTTATGCAGGACCATGGGCTTGAGTGGATATATCGGCTTTTGAAAGAACCAACACGCTTATGGAAACGGTATTTAATCCTCAATCCGTTATTTGTCATACTGTTCACCGCACAGCTAATAAAAAGAAAATTCTAA
- a CDS encoding Rieske 2Fe-2S domain-containing protein has translation MPDKNWINAGPVKELKKKALRQVIAGKTRIALIYKDGEFTAVSGECNHEKGPLGKGRMDGDYVICPWHGWTYHRKTGHAKPPFEKACLPRHEVKEKSGRLFINLKPSNKRVEYPHPVHPLSREVKREKGPIRVAGISTTPMSKSLPRYSTSEDLLNAALAHARSKLKAETKLIKLRDLKFNHCGGFYSIDERACTWPCTFTQIDEKDQLVQVYEALVFWADVVIIATPIRWGNASSLYYKMAERLNCVENQILIHNKPLIKDKVAAFIITGGQDNVQAVAGNMMMFFSELGFLFPRNPFIAHSRGWEAEDMDNNVNYVASSKELKRQAGDLVERAVAVSKELLKLEKK, from the coding sequence ATGCCGGATAAAAATTGGATCAATGCCGGGCCTGTCAAGGAATTGAAGAAAAAAGCGCTCCGGCAAGTTATCGCCGGGAAGACCCGGATCGCGCTTATTTATAAGGACGGTGAATTCACCGCGGTGTCGGGAGAGTGTAATCATGAAAAAGGCCCTTTGGGCAAAGGCAGGATGGACGGCGATTATGTCATATGCCCCTGGCACGGATGGACGTACCACAGAAAGACCGGCCATGCCAAGCCCCCATTTGAGAAGGCCTGTCTTCCCAGGCATGAGGTAAAAGAAAAGTCCGGCCGCCTCTTCATAAATTTAAAACCATCGAACAAGAGAGTCGAATATCCCCATCCCGTACATCCCCTGTCCCGGGAAGTAAAACGGGAGAAGGGCCCGATCAGGGTAGCCGGAATTTCAACGACGCCTATGAGCAAAAGCCTGCCGAGGTATTCCACATCCGAAGACCTGCTTAACGCGGCGCTGGCGCATGCACGTTCGAAGTTAAAGGCGGAAACGAAGCTGATAAAACTTAGAGATTTGAAGTTCAACCATTGCGGCGGTTTCTATTCGATAGACGAAAGGGCCTGCACATGGCCGTGCACCTTTACGCAGATCGATGAGAAAGACCAGCTGGTCCAGGTATATGAGGCGCTCGTCTTTTGGGCGGACGTCGTTATCATCGCTACTCCGATCCGCTGGGGGAACGCGAGTTCGCTGTATTATAAGATGGCCGAGCGGTTGAATTGCGTAGAGAACCAGATCCTCATCCACAATAAGCCGCTCATAAAGGATAAGGTCGCGGCTTTTATAATCACCGGAGGCCAGGATAACGTCCAGGCAGTCGCGGGGAACATGATGATGTTCTTCAGTGAGCTCGGATTCTTGTTTCCCCGGAACCCCTTTATAGCGCATAGCCGCGGTTGGGAGGCCGAGGACATGGACAATAACGTAAATTATGTCGCGTCGAGTAAAGAACTTAAGCGGCAAGCCGGAGACCTTGTCGAACGCGCGGTGGCCGTATCCAAAGAACTGCTGAAGTTAGAAAAAAAATAG